The genome window TCCAGTGTGGTAATCCGAGCATTATTACAGTGTGGCCAAAGCtttctgagactctgagacgaGCTGCAGGCACTGCAGATAACGTGGACTGTTAGAGTTCACAGTTCAGCAGACCCTTCACCCTTCACTCCCACTGGGATGACATAACCGGTGGGGGACTGATAAACCAGAGGGGGATGGGGTGAAATGAAAATCGAATCAAAACTGAGGTCACAGGACATCATTTAAACATGGTTTCCAGTGTTGTGGAAAGTCGGCAGTACCTGTTAATTCATTTGTGAGGGTTATAAGAATTAAAATTGGGATTTATTGCTTATTTTGACACGATTTAATTGTTTGAGATGGTTATTGACACAATGACTTCTCAcactcttctgctgctgcaaccTGTTTGTTTCAAGGTTGAATGGGTTCTACATTCAGAGTTGTTCTGCATACCTTAACCCCAGAGATGTTTGTGCATTAAAATAACAGCACAGCAGCAATTTCTGAAATacctgtctggcaccaacaaccactccgttctgatgctcagtttccacttcagcaggttgtctcGACCGCCGCGTCCACACACATAAGCATTACGGAAACGATTATGTGTACAGGAATACAGCAATCCTCTACTCGgatgaataaaaatacatttggagAGGGTTCTCCTCAAACCCAAACTAAGATGACATAGTGATTCTGTGCATCAAACTTGGAATGAGAATAAAACAGTTCAATGCAAATAACAAAAGCATGCCATACATTCATCAGAGGGTCAGTGGTATCTGTATAAGTGTATCTAATGTAGTATAGTGTAGTTCTTTTTGACTTTCTGCAGCGTATTGTGTTGTctagtgtatttattttaacagtaaagACTCATCTCATGAAAGTAAGAAAAGTCCCCTTGACACTTGATACTTTGATACTGATCAGGTCATATAGCCACTATAGCTCAACCCCATAACCTCATACCTCTGCAGGCTGCTTTCATTATCTCCGCCTATCTACGTATACGGTGCATAATacactgctgtgtgtctgaTGCGACTATATATTATGCTCACTCGCTGTGAGTTTGTGCATTTTTCATACTTTGTCATGCTCGTAGGcataaggatttttttttagtttccgAAAGTTTATTTTGACTTGCACATATAATTAAATTGTTACTGTGCGGTGGCTTGAACGgcgcgcacacagacacacacacacacacattttgcacagctattcttattAGGACACTGCAATGACTTCCATTAATTTGTGGAGCCTAACTTAACCACATCcctataaccttaaccataaccagtcaacCTAACCTCAACCAGAGCCTCCGAAATTAGATTCTGCCTTATttggaccaggctttggtcctCAAAAGGACTCCTGTTCCTCAACAAGTCAGTATTTGTCCCAGAAAAGGTCCTAGAtaggtaagaaaaacaaacacacacacatttctgactTTGTCTGTCATCCACATATTCATTGACTGCCTTCCattagtcatttttttccccagtatCTCCGGCCTTATCAAACCACAACGCATTCTCATAATCATTATATACCTGcatttggacacacacacacacagtcacactcgcGTAATATGGCCGTCATATCTGCTGGTGCTGAAAGCTGCTGTCATGGGCAGAAGGTCATTTTATGATCTGTCTTTTGGTTCTGTGTCGGCGAGTCGTCTAAACTCTGATAGCAGCCAGAGTGCCAGTGAGAGCTGAGAGTGGAAGTGAGGGGAAATTACAGCGCAACAGGCCGCAGCGCAGCACGCCGTGTTCAAAGTGTCAGAGGGAGTGTTGAGCTGGCGGTGGGTGCGAAAACGGCACTTATTATGCCTGAGATTGTGAGACTTTTCCTGGAGTAGACCCTATGCTGTTGTTCGTCTTGTCTCGAAAGTATAATTCTCTTTCATTTCCTTATTTCACCACTCAAAAAAAACCTTCGTTTTATGACTTATTGATACTGTGAGTGGTTACCTCTTTTCTCGTCACACACTCGATGGTTGTGTCGTGTGTactatgcacacacacgcactctatCGTCGGGGAGGACATTTATAGACGGTATGCTTTCCCTGACCCGTGAACCATCTCAACTACATGCCTAACCCCAACCCTTAAACCCTTAAACCATTTTAGGTTCTCAAAATGATGGGTTTGGACCAAAATTGGTCCTCACAGCCTACAAcaaacatgtatacacacacaaatgcacacattgcattgacttctaTACATTTGGACAGCCAAACTAAAGCCTGATTCCTAACCTTAACTGAAACTAGTTAATGCCTAGCCCTAACCATAACCAACCACAATTATAATCTTAGCCCCAAAATTAACCAGTTTCTCATAAATGAAGTTCAATctgattaggaccaggttttggtccccttGAGGcctacaggtcctgacaagatcaggaaaggtcatacacacacacacacacttctattTATGGCCTCTCTCCTAAGCTCATGAATGAGGTGAGTAATAGTTTTCCTTCTCATTCATAATCGCACCATGTGATAGATCTGCACAACCGCTCTCCTTAAGGTAGCGTCACCAAAAGCAATGAAGTGAATGCATGTGCACACTGTGTTATTTGCACattgatgtacagtatgtgtgcttgcacatacagtatgtgcctaATAATATGCGCACGCatgcacatgtttattttcctgtgtgGGAAAATGGACTAGTGGTGAGGTGGAGCGTGAAAAGTGATAGTAAACAGAGGCTTATTATCAGCGATAAAGCCCCGCTCCTATTACGTGGCTGTTTGACTTGTTGTATGTTTACTGTGAGAAAAACGGAGATAAGGCAGCAGAGCAACAATTGGGACCGGAGGCGCCACTAAAGGGCTGAGTGCAAGGTGGCAGTGTCGTTTAATTGGAAAGGGAAAGGATGACTGCGAGTGAGAATGGTGTGGGAATGGAGGTGTGAAGGAGACTCCCTGTGGACCGACCCTGACATGGGAAACACTCAATGCCCCAATGAAGCGTGACCACCCCTCACTGACTTTACAGGCCTGTAACATATAGTGAGATAGTGAGGGATGTAACGGGGGAGAGAAGGAATAATAAGGCTGAAATCATAGACCATACATAAAACatggatgtagtcttccagtttcctGGGTGATTACGTAACAATATATTGTATAGCCACTCGGGGAgaactccactggttgcaaaaagtcTGATTGAATGGTAGTCAATGGGAAAACGGTTTATTTCTGAGGAGTTCATGGTCTTTATTGCTTGTTTGGGGGTTCAATAGCAAATGGACACCAgatggtatcgtccaataggagtgTGGTTGCACCTCTGAACTTGCgtttacaaaacatgaacatgGCACCGGCCAAATCTTGACCGCTTTGGTGAAATAGAGACATTCTCATTGTTCTTATCACAAGGTCTTTAGTCTCTTctaatttaaaggtccagtgtgtgaaatcAAATATACTACTTATTAGTATTACTTGTATAAGTGTAGAATGACGTAGAACACAAGGCCATAGTAGTTATCTGTTGTGCTTGGGAAAAAGAGGGCAGAGCAAAAAGAGGGCAGAGCAAAGGACTACGTCTTTTGTTAcgatctgcagtctcaccattaggtgGTGCTTATTCCTACACAGTTGACCTTTAGAAAACCTCATTAAAAAGCACAAGTGGTTAAAGGAGATTGTATTTCTTAAACTTCAGGATGCTTTGGTCTTGGAACCTCGTAAGATTTTGATCTGTAACGGACTCAGTCGCCATGCAACCTTTACAAATCTTACTTTATTTGATTTCTTATCTTAtttcctgtcctctgtcttGTTGCCTCTCTCTTTGCATTAGTGAATACCAATATCCCTGAAACAGCTGTGGACATATTTTGGATCAGAATTTGTTCACACTTGTTATATGTCTGCATATTGTTAATACTAAAGCCTTTTatgctaaaaaagaaaaagaaaacaaaaaaaaggctcacTATCTCTAATACAGACTTCTACAAATTTGAAGTGCAACTGGAGTTattattcacactcacactacATTATTTTTTGGACTTCtgcaggtgtttgttttgtttatcatCATTTTTCATCTGTTGCATCTTGTATTTCAGATTATGCAGTTGGTAACGTTCATTTTAAGACATTACAGTACAATATAAAATGCTTTTTAaccaaataaaagaaagaaaattcagTTTTACCTCGCAGGCTTTGTGTCTGTGAAGTTCTCGGTCATCCAGATCATCTTTTAAGTGCTAAAAACATTTCACCTCTCACCCAAGAGACTTCTACAGTCCTTTTAACCCCCccataaacatactgtatatacagtacttctttttatattcatacatacacacagctactgctctttctctttctcttttcctcacttcttcTCACGTGGGCACAGTAGAAACCCTCGCGTGTCATCGTGCGCCGTTGCTTGGGATACTCAAACTAAGTCTGTCATTATATTGTCATACTTGGAACATTACATCACCGGTTGGTCACTTCCAGTCGATGTGAAGGCAGCAGAGTGGCATTATGTCTAGAATAGCAACATTACTCAagttcatcatcatttccacttcAGCCAATCTTTGGCCTGCGAAGTGGTCAGAGCAGCCATCGACTTCCCTCCTGGTTCTATTTGATCAGAATAGGACATAAGAGGATCTCACCATGTTCacaaatgtcttaaaaaaaaaaaaaaattattagtAAAAGTTCAAAAGTCTcttcataaaaatgtcaattttaaaatgtattcccAATGGGTTTAATGTTTCCTCCCCTGTACGTTTGTATACTTAATGGTGCAATATGAAATCAGTAAAAAttgtatcacgtttatgtgttTAAGTGTAATTCACTCTTTGAAAAACCCTAAGCCTGAGCCTACTGCTCCATCTAGTGGCGTCTTTGTAAAACTTCATTCCACCGATCTTGTATCTGCATTAAAATGATTCTGTCGCGGCTCAGTTTGCTACAGTAATGTCCTCCCTCTCTTGTCTCTGTGCTCTCAGGATGCTGATCCCTCTGTTCGATGAAGACACCGGTTTGCTCGTACTTGCTGGACTGGTAAgtcgtcaaaaaaaaaaatgtccctttCATTGTGAAATGAAAGTAATTAAGAGGTGCTGACAGATTTGAACTTTAAACGTTAATGATCTTGTCATGGGAGATAAACTCTTAGGTTCTCTGATGATTTATTTCTCAACCAATCtttccttgtttgtgtgtctaagTGTCTAATGTAATAATGTTCTGTTCTGCACAGGGAGACACATTCATGGATTGTTTTGAAGTCTCTTCCTCCGAGCCTTTTCTCTCCCAAGGTAAGAGTAGGTCATCTGTCATCTTTCAGGCAAGACCTTTTTTACTTTATCCCACTTACTCTACAACTTTCCCTTTTCTCAACTTTAACCCCCGCAGTGAGCCACTGCCTTTTAGACAACTCGACCCGAGGGGCTGCCGCGGTTCCCAAACTGGCGTTGGACGTAATGTCTTGTGAAGTGATGCGTGTGCTGCAGCTGACGGACAGCGCCATTGTTCCAATCAGCTATCAAGTCCCTCGTAAGGTATGGACAAAAACCATAGAGtgtatatgaaataaaatgtaatctgCGGGTTCTGAAAATGAAGCCAATGCAGAAAGTGAACCTGTATTATATACAAAACCTGCTGTAAACTATCTCATCAGTTACTTCTGGCTCACACTAAAAGCCCTAAACTTGAGGCATTCTCCTCCAGAATTCAGGCCACGAGTTTCAGGACGACCTTTACCAAGACACGGTGGGCACGACTCCGGCCATGTCTGCTGATGAGTGGTGGCAGGGAGGGAACAAGCAGGTAAAGGTTCTCTCCTCTCAACACCTTCATCCAGTGTTACAAACTGTGCGGACACCGCCAAACATCTCGCTGTGCTTGTCCTCAGGTGGAGAAAGTCAGCCTCCAGCCTGACAAGCAGCCCAAACTAAAGGCCCCCGCCGCGAGACATATGCCTGCAAAGGTGGAGGCGGCCAATGGGAGGAGCAAAGGGGTGAGAACATCTCACTGGATTTTCCCAGAGGCATTTCTCTCATTGTGCTACACGTGGCTCTGATACCATTAACATTATAAAACTTTACAGGATCCAGCTCGTGGCTGCTCCACCTCTAGTAGTCCTCTCAGTTCTCCCAGCAGCAGCGCTGCCCAATCCGgctctccctcctccacctctggcCTCTCCTCAGGCTTCCTCCCCAGTCCCAGTCCCAGCCAGAGCACCAAGGCCATCCAGAGCATGTTAGGTATGGAGACACGCGCATTTTGGTGTGATGTAATCACTGTTGGTGAAGTTTGATCACCTACTATGGTTGAAGTCAATCAGACAGACATACTTTTATATGCATTAGTGTGGTGTAGagttgcaactaacgattattttcataatcaattcatctgtccattattttctcgattaatcgattattcgtttggtccataagatattaaaaaaccttaaaaaaatgttgctcGGTGtacgtcaaacctggaaatgatgatgttctcaaatgtcttttttgtccacaaaccaaaatgattaactttgaatgcattctttgttatatgagcaaagaaatgaagaaaatattcacatttaagaagcttaaacaatcagaaatcttgttttaatcattaaaaaaaagcttcaaactgattaatccatGATCAAAAAAGGGGTCGATTGagttaataatcgattaatcgattcattgttttaGCTCTAGTGTGGTGTGTGCTTAATTGTAATCCAATTAAAAAACGAAAAAGTTATTTTAGCAAGATTCCTACTGGAGTCAGAAGATTTCATTCATATAAGGCAGTCATTATCTCAGCTCTTACAATTAGATTCAGTTTAGAACAGAGATGGTCCAACTATGGTCCCTGGCACTGGAGCCATCTTTAGTCCAAACCTGAAATCATCATCCATATAAATCACTTGAAATGTAGTCACTGGGAGTTACAGCTTATTTAATGGGCTCTTTTCTCTCATCCAGGGAAATCCTCCAAGTTCCGTCACATCCAGGGCGCACTTATGCATCGGGACACGCACATTACCAACATACGCAACCTGAACCTGACCACACCGGGCGAGTGTGACGGCTTCTGTGTCAACAGTCAACGTGTGGCTGTACCCCTCGCCATCTCAGGGGGCCAGATTGCCGTCCTTGAGGTACAAGTCATTTTGATTGTGATGGGTTTGCATGTCGTACTGTATGTTTGTCCTGCTTGTGCCCGAGTTATTATTCTTTtgtgtgagtaagtgagtgattTCATCGGCTCTCCTCAGCGCTCTCAGCCTGGCAGGGTACCAGAAACAGCGATGCCCACCATCCAGAACTCTGTCAATGTGGTTGACTTGTCATGGGACCCATTTGACACACACCGGCTTGCTGTGGGTGAGTGAATGAACACGTGACGGCGATTGCTCCTCAAATCCGCTGACTGATGGAGTATATCTTCCACTCCCATGTGTTCACAAGACATCACCCAAACAGTGAAGAAAGAAACCTGTTTTTTCTTAATCTCTGCAACAATTCTTACtcttctgtgtatgtgtgagagtgtgtttagctgtatggttgttttttttctttcaatcaATCCACTGAGCCCGTGGTGACATTTGAACGTGGGGATTGTGGGTTAGATTCCCAGCTCTGGAGGGGTTTTGTTAAGCTGTGTCCCCTAAAAAGCAGTTTtatggtttgattcctggctcttcCAATCCACATGCCAAAGTGACCTCAAAACACCTTAAATCCATTGATTTTGTTATATCTCATGATCGTGTCCTTCCCTGACTGCCATAGCTGGTGATGATGCTAAGATCCGGGTGTGGCAGGTTCCAAACGGAGGTCTGAGAGAAACCTTGACTGAGCCTGAGCTCATCATGCAAGGTAGGATGGTGTCCTGTTTCTAAGCTTTGACATATGACAGTTATCAAAATCTCCAGTGGGATTTCAGTGAAACACTTTACAGCTGACGCAAAACAAGTGAAATTGACAGCCACGTTGACCCCCTCCTCCTCATAGGCCACACAGAGAAGATTTACTCAATCAAGTTTCACCCTTTGGCCAGTGGACTCCTGGTGTCGTCATCGTATGACCTCACAGTCCGACTGTGGAGCCTGGAGAGCGGAGAGCAGGTCAAACTCCTCACTGGACACAAGGACCAGGTGCGTGACATCAATTTGGTTTAAGTTAAAGCTTAAAGTCTTAAGTTATAGtcgtgtttgttttcaaaaattAATTCTCTGAGTTTCCCTGTCGTCTCGTGGTTCTTGCTCAGATTTTCAGTATGGCATGGAGCCCGGACGGGAAGCTCTTGGCCACCGTGTGCAAAGACGGTAAAATTCGTATCTATGACCCTCGCAAGTCCACTGCCCCTGTGCAGGTATGTAATATGGTTTGAGATTGCCATAAAAAtaaaggatgatgatgaagtgagATTTGTCTTTTCTCTTGTAATAGAACATGCATAGCTCCACAGTAGTTCACAGTTCTTTGCACACTATAGTTTCAAATTGAATTGATCAAATCTTGAAAGAGTCATGTTACTACATTACAATGTTCcttaactgtttgtttgtttgtttgttttatcgtAGGAAGGCTCCGGCCCTGAGGGCCACAGAGGAGCTCGCATACTGTGGGTGTGTGAGGGCAAGTACCTGCTGGTGTCTGGATTTGACGGGTACATAATATGTTAGGAATTTTTATAGTCACATAAATATGCACGGAGTcagtcaaaagaaagaaagagagagagagcttacCGTCGTGTCCTTCTCTtgcagtcacagtcagagacaACTGTACCTGCATCCTGCAGACTCTCTGTCCTCCCGAGCCTTAGCCATTGTGGATGCTGGCATCTCTCCGTCCACACTCATCCCCTTCTATGACCCTGACACCAGTGTGGCTATTCTCACTGGAAAAGtaagcaaattaaaaataaaataaaagaagagtcGCAAGTTCCATTTGAATCAAAACCAAAGAGCAAAATCTGAATTCCACATGTGATTTGTCTGTCTCGTAGGGTGACACCCGAGTGCACATTTACGAGGTCGTCCCCGAGGATCCATACTTTATTGAGTGCAGCAGTTATAACTCTCCTGAGCTACACAAGGTACTGAGCtgatattttaatgtttcatttatgaATCCAAACCAGTGAGGGTACCcaaatgtactgttttcaaCACTAAACTCACTCTGCaataacaaaaatgttgttttatttgtagaaaataatccacaaacTTCTGTTGCTCTAAATTCACATTACTCTCTTCGCTTAGATGTATTTTCAGTCACTGAAATTTGTCACTGATTGATTTTATGTGACTCATTATCCAGTAATACTGATTTGGTTTGGAACCCAACCCCACATCCATACAACTGCAATACTCTGCCTTTGAGATGctgtttgtgatgttgtttgttttgtttgtttgtttgtttgcattaaCACATCTCTGGCACTTTTTGCAGGGCTTGGCCTTTCTCCCCAAGACGGAGTGCAATGTGCGTGATGTGGAGATAGCAGTCGGGCTAATGCTCACTAAGGCATCCATAGAGCCTGTGGCCTTCAGGGTGCCACGCGTCAAGGTGAGCCGACTCCGCCACCTAGAGGACACATGTGAATACTGCACCCCCACTAGTGATTGTTCCTTAAAAGAaaatctgtctttctctttcctctgtgtgtgtccactccGGGTCTTCAGAAAGAGTTTTTCCAGGATGACTtgtacacagacacagcagagtGGTGGAAACCAGCTCTGACCGCCTCTGCCTGGCTGTCCGGCTCCAACGGCCAGCACAAGAAGATCAGCCTGAAGCCCAAAGACATGACTCCACGTGAGGAACACTTCACATACTGAAGCTGCTTATCTCAACAGTCTTATATGTTTCTTTAGTCTTAATTGCACGATTTGTATTGTCACGTTTAATACAAGTACAGCAGTCTGAAAACCTTGCTGGTGATTCcgtgcctgtgtgttttttccacagTGAGTGAAGCCCCCAAAGAGGCTCCAGTCAGGAAATACCTTCCCTCGTCTGTTTACCTGGAGGAGAAGACTGACGAGcaaaagaaagaggaggtgaGAAGAAActaaaatacagtattattgTCTTTCTATGACACGTGCTTTCGTTTCTATGACTCGATTGTTTATGTATCACTCAGCTGCTCAGTGCCATGGTGGCCAAGTTGGGGAACATGGACGACCCACTGCCACAGGAGTCCTTTGAGGGGGTCGATGAGGACGAGTGGGTGAGTGAATGTCATCCAATCCAGTCCGGTCcaatacaattttatttgtaaagaatgtttaaaaacaacattaaatctatccatccatcttttactgctatatcctccacgtgagggttgCGGGGGATGCTGTGTCAGTCCccgctgacatagggcgaaaggcggggtcccACGCCGGAtaagtcgccagtccatcacagggacacatagagacaaacaaccattcactttcacactcgcacctatggtcaatttagagtgtccagtttacctaatctgcatgtttttggactgtgggtcaAAAACCAACATCTACTCATAttcatgttattaaaaaaataaacgtgtGTATTAAGCTGTGCCCTCTCTGTTATTCAGGACGACTAAAGGAGACGCTCCGCCTTTGCCTCGAACACGGTGCCAACAACAGTGTGAGGAGACCAGTCTCCATGTTGCCAAGTGTCAGTGCCACCTCTGATGTCCTCTTAACTAACATCTCAGCCTACATTTtacagattaataaaaaaaaaatactgcacagTGCGAGCAAACCCTCCGCTAAGTCGCCTACAAACACCCCGCCTGGGTGACGcatgaaaaaaagtctgaataacaaaaataacaccTTCTGAAAAtgagtactgtatgtgtgcatctgtgcagGTGTGGGAAATAATATGTCATGATATCTAAGTGTTTGTTGTCTAACTGCATGAAAGTTGATGTGCaaacattatttaatgtttgattagaattcttaaatatttcaacaaTCGTTCAGGATAAGTTTATTTTCCAGCTATCACTAAAATCCACAATATGAAATGAtacataacaacaataataataataataataatcagtaaCAGCTTCGTCAGTGTGAGCAGGAAATCGTAGCAATAACAGTTTTACTGACgacaaacagtgtttttaaaacaaatgatggcTATTTTTGCCTCACTTGTGTTTATGACATGATCACGTCATATTACAGTGCCCACTGTTATATCGCTGGTGTCAGAACACCTCGTGATGTACAAACTAGCCGTGTGTGGATATTTGCCGCCACAGTGGACCACTCGCTCGCTGAATGCTGATGAAACAATGACCCAACAGGTGActattgtgtgcgtgtgaatgaccaaaacttcctgtttacacaaaCTCACTCTTACTGTAACGCGTTCAAACCTTCAGCAGCAAAAAAACGAGGATACCACAGGGTCACCAGTGCTCATGTTTACCCATGAACTGGAATTTTCTTATAACAGTCATTCATATTATGCGTTTTCCTTGTTGACATGAATATGTCACTGTGCTAGTGCCAGTTAGACTTTgatgtttattgttattatgtttaTGTGGGGGTTAAAGATAAAGAGTATACATGAATTGTCACCCAGTGAACGCCAAACCTCCTGCTCTTGGAGTTATTAGAGGAGCCTTTGTATACTTTagatgatttattttctcttattcCTTTCATCAAATCTTGCTCTTTGCTGTGTTTCAGACTGTTTGGGATACAATCCTCGCTAAATGAGCtaatttttttctcttcttgtcTTATTAACTAGTATTAAGTATTTGTGGTGGTCACTAGACGATAACAGAGTAGTGTTGAAAAATAAcagccattgttttttttcctctgatcaGAGCAATATCACCAATAATCCAGGCTTGAACCAGCCGCGTTTCTTTACAACAGACAGTTCAGCCACTATCGTGCACATCCACAAGCTGCAGGTGTCATCAGTGCATGTGCAGTGCAAACTGTATATGCTTGGGATTTCTTTAACAAAATGATAACGTTTTCACTGGATTAACTTGCCTTCCATTGTGTTAAAAAAACTTCCTTTTTATACATCGAGTTTggaatgttgtttttgtatcagGTAAATGATGGATtatgggtcttttttttttaagatattgtctttcaataaacacattttggaccaattactgctggtgtttgtgtgatttagtCGCATTCTATCTAGATTTGACCAGTTTATTATGTTACTATTTTACTgttatgttttataccttttatgttgctgtgcctttaataAAGTCGACTTGACTTGACATTGCAGTCACAGACAATTAAGTTGCATAGATTATATTTATAACACACATTATTTGCTGttataaaaaattatataaatggGCAGTAAGTGAATATACAGTAAGTATATAGGCTTTaggtttgacaaataaaatatttttttttgaagatggGAGATACTCCCCAACTTGGGCAGCatgctgccctctggtggtagGTACAGGATCATCAGGAGCAAAACCAACAGACTTCTTTCCATGGGCTGCTTGAACTCTTTATATGCacctttaagactttttaatatgtgcaatattatatatatatatatgtatatatatatatatatacatatatatatatatgtatatatatatatatacatatatatgtgtaaatttaaatgctaatgtttttttttaatgtggaatTAGAAAAGAGAATCTGAGAGAAACAAACCTGCAGTTGGACTTCCGTGCCTCTAAGTGGCAGTGTTACAAATATGAGCGACTCATTGAATCCACTCAAAACTTGTATTGTTGGTGCTACCATGAACTTTGACTCTTCATTAACCTTCATAGGAGTGCATGTGCGGGAGGCAGTGGCCGCTCACTGTTCACTGaaactgtaaaatattttaaaatggtaAGAATTCACTTGATTGTTGTCGCGTAAACGTTACAGAGTCCAGCGGCGAGTTTGTTAGTGTTAGCAGCGCTAGCAGCGTTAGCAGGAGACATGGTGGAGCTGCTGT of Solea solea chromosome 16, fSolSol10.1, whole genome shotgun sequence contains these proteins:
- the LOC131475064 gene encoding coronin-7-like isoform X1, which produces MSRFYTSKFKNTTPKIAKKDGWINNVRAGSFSCQGNHIKATSKLVAFHGEQAGGGMLGLSSVKPGSDGQWTVGHISCHSDLMTDMDFSPFDENLLATCSADATVKLWRLCDPELEQPSSPELTLQPDQGRLELVQFHPTASGLLAVGSAKSPLIWDTGRQDAPLAALEQHSDQLQSLSWKRDGALLASSCKDKMLRVFDPRAQLTPVQSAKVLQTNKDSRILWTKDDLLLTTSFDMMRSREVRLWDSRKLSSSVGSASLGTSSGMLIPLFDEDTGLLVLAGLGDTFMDCFEVSSSEPFLSQVSHCLLDNSTRGAAAVPKLALDVMSCEVMRVLQLTDSAIVPISYQVPRKNSGHEFQDDLYQDTVGTTPAMSADEWWQGGNKQVEKVSLQPDKQPKLKAPAARHMPAKVEAANGRSKGDPARGCSTSSSPLSSPSSSAAQSGSPSSTSGLSSGFLPSPSPSQSTKAIQSMLGKSSKFRHIQGALMHRDTHITNIRNLNLTTPGECDGFCVNSQRVAVPLAISGGQIAVLERSQPGRVPETAMPTIQNSVNVVDLSWDPFDTHRLAVAGDDAKIRVWQVPNGGLRETLTEPELIMQGHTEKIYSIKFHPLASGLLVSSSYDLTVRLWSLESGEQVKLLTGHKDQIFSMAWSPDGKLLATVCKDGKIRIYDPRKSTAPVQEGSGPEGHRGARILWVCEGKYLLVSGFDGHSQRQLYLHPADSLSSRALAIVDAGISPSTLIPFYDPDTSVAILTGKGDTRVHIYEVVPEDPYFIECSSYNSPELHKGLAFLPKTECNVRDVEIAVGLMLTKASIEPVAFRVPRVKKEFFQDDLYTDTAEWWKPALTASAWLSGSNGQHKKISLKPKDMTPLSEAPKEAPVRKYLPSSVYLEEKTDEQKKEELLSAMVAKLGNMDDPLPQESFEGVDEDEWDD
- the LOC131475064 gene encoding coronin-7-like isoform X3 — encoded protein: MSRFYTSKFKNTTPKIAKKDGWINNVRAGSFSCQGNHIKATSKLVAFHGEQAGGGMLGLSSVKPGSDGQWTVGHISCHSDLMTDMDFSPFDENLLATCSADATVKLWRLCDPELEQPSSPELTLQPDQGRLELVQFHPTASGLLAVGSAKSPLIWDTGRQDAPLAALEQHSDQLQSLSWKRDGALLASSCKDKMLRVFDPRAQLTPVQSAKVLQTNKDSRILWTKDDLLLTTSFDMMRSREVRLWDSRKLSSSVGSASLGTSSGMLIPLFDEDTGLLVLAGLGDTFMDCFEVSSSEPFLSQVSHCLLDNSTRGAAAVPKLALDVMSCEVMRVLQLTDSAIVPISYQVPRKNSGHEFQDDLYQDTVGTTPAMSADEWWQGGNKQVEKVSLQPDKQPKLKAPAARHMPAKVEAANGRSKGDPARGCSTSSSPLSSPSSSAAQSGSPSSTSGLSSGFLPSPSPSQSTKAIQSMLGKSSKFRHIQGALMHRDTHITNIRNLNLTTPGECDGFCVNSQRVAVPLAISGGQIAVLERSQPGRVPETAMPTIQNSVNVVDLSWDPFDTHRLAVAGDDAKIRVWQVPNGGLRETLTEPELIMQGHTEKIYSIKFHPLASGLLVSSSYDLTVRLWSLESGEQVKLLTGHKDQIFSMAWSPDGKLLATVCKDGKIRIYDPRKSTAPVQEGSGPEGHRGARILWVCEGKYLLVSGFDGHSQRQLYLHPADSLSSRALAIVDAGISPSTLIPFYDPDTSVAILTGKGDTRVHIYEVVPEDPYFIECSSYNSPELHKGLAFLPKTECNVRDVEIAVGLMLTKASIEPVAFRVPRVKKEFFQDDLYTDTAEWWKPALTASAWLSGSNGQHKKISLKPKDMTPLSEAPKEAPVRKYLPSSVYLEEKTDEQKKEELLSAMVAKLGNMDDPLPQESFEGVDEDEWAKYLAQIIVMGAQVVGRAFARALQQEYAASQAAARARGTAGQQSAAASSITGISIQEAQQILNVSTLSPEEIQKNYEHLFKVNDKTAGGSFYIQSKVVRAKERLDEELSIQSQDQKQQSQQNTET